In one Mucilaginibacter sp. PAMB04168 genomic region, the following are encoded:
- a CDS encoding NTP transferase domain-containing protein has product MDNHQKHAKLAKPSLGEFHRNELAILGTNCANIRKLSNQIIQELYAKYQVAFVDADHQAAQADENSVLAHGAALEFTDKVSHRVFAYKQKFNAFQNRTLFNEQDLVLVNGNHFAAQSQIVVIDPVKPLDKKLEKLTNVQLILLTDGVSSIPDYLTNHLPAGAAVPILKMADVLALTTFIDKYLLSRLPVLNGLVLAGGQSQRMQTDKGSIQYFGKSQRLHMYEMMSALCTETFVSYASQQWVNQQEQLPVVLDSFTGLGPFGGILSAFQQNPNAAWLTVACDLPYLTAQTLNHLMENRNPSKIATCFMDSENQFPEPLITIWEPRAYPVMLQFLSQGYSCPRKVLINSDVELLQAPAVEELQNVNYPAQRQEAMARLQQGGL; this is encoded by the coding sequence ATGGATAATCATCAAAAACATGCTAAGCTGGCAAAGCCTTCATTGGGGGAGTTCCACCGAAATGAACTGGCCATTTTAGGTACTAATTGTGCTAACATCCGCAAGCTGTCTAACCAAATTATACAAGAGCTTTACGCCAAATACCAAGTCGCTTTTGTTGATGCCGATCATCAAGCGGCTCAGGCAGATGAAAACTCAGTTTTAGCTCATGGCGCAGCACTTGAGTTTACCGATAAAGTTAGCCACCGTGTGTTTGCTTACAAGCAAAAGTTTAACGCGTTCCAAAACCGCACGTTGTTTAATGAACAGGACCTGGTGTTGGTAAATGGCAATCACTTTGCGGCACAAAGCCAAATTGTAGTGATAGATCCGGTTAAACCTTTAGATAAAAAACTGGAGAAACTTACCAATGTACAGCTTATTTTGTTGACAGATGGCGTCAGTTCGATTCCGGATTACCTCACCAACCACTTACCTGCCGGCGCAGCTGTGCCTATTTTAAAGATGGCTGATGTGTTGGCTTTAACAACTTTTATTGACAAATATTTGCTTAGCCGTTTGCCGGTTCTTAACGGCTTGGTATTAGCTGGCGGGCAAAGTCAGCGTATGCAAACGGATAAAGGCAGCATACAATACTTTGGAAAAAGCCAGCGGTTGCATATGTATGAGATGATGAGTGCGTTGTGCACGGAAACCTTTGTATCTTATGCCAGCCAGCAATGGGTTAACCAGCAGGAGCAACTGCCTGTTGTGTTAGATAGCTTTACAGGTTTAGGCCCTTTTGGTGGCATCCTATCTGCCTTTCAACAAAACCCCAACGCGGCCTGGCTTACCGTAGCTTGCGACCTACCATACTTAACCGCGCAAACCCTAAATCATCTGATGGAAAATCGTAATCCATCTAAAATAGCTACCTGTTTTATGGATAGTGAAAACCAGTTTCCGGAGCCTTTAATTACTATTTGGGAACCCCGGGCCTATCCGGTAATGCTACAGTTTCTAAGTCAGGGGTACTCTTGTCCGCGCAAAGTCCTCATTAATTCGGACGTGGAATTGTTACAAGCCCCTGCTGTTGAGGAGCTGCAGAATGTAAACTACCCGGCGCAACGGCAGGAAGCAATGGCTCGCTTGCAGCAAGGTGGTTTATAA
- the moaC gene encoding cyclic pyranopterin monophosphate synthase MoaC: protein MNQPVKTFSHINPDTNYPTMVDVSDKQVTKRIAKAQSTVVLGPEIMQHLQGNDIQTKKGPVFQTAIIAGTMAAKKTADLIPLCHPLALESCKIEITINEEQEVVIGCTAAITSKTGVEMEALTGASVAALTIYDMCKAFSHNILIKETKLLEKTGGKSDFNG from the coding sequence ATGAATCAACCCGTCAAAACATTCTCGCATATTAACCCCGATACCAACTACCCAACCATGGTTGATGTGAGCGATAAGCAGGTGACTAAACGCATAGCCAAAGCTCAAAGTACAGTGGTTTTAGGGCCAGAAATAATGCAGCACCTGCAGGGCAATGATATCCAAACTAAAAAGGGACCTGTATTTCAAACAGCCATTATAGCCGGCACTATGGCTGCAAAAAAGACGGCAGACCTGATACCACTGTGCCACCCGCTGGCGTTGGAAAGCTGTAAGATTGAAATTACGATTAACGAAGAGCAGGAAGTGGTGATAGGATGTACGGCTGCCATCACATCAAAAACCGGCGTAGAAATGGAAGCCTTAACCGGCGCCAGCGTAGCTGCACTAACTATTTATGATATGTGCAAAGCATTTTCGCATAACATCCTTATTAAAGAAACCAAACTGCTGGAGAAAACAGGAGGCAAAAGCGATTTCAATGGATAA